A genomic region of Klebsiella sp. RIT-PI-d contains the following coding sequences:
- the wcaM gene encoding colanic acid biosynthesis protein WcaM: MGKHPQELSRRRFLSAGSALAALPLLHSPLVHALNRSQTVDISDFLTGNDWVRAFRQAFAVADTVNVPEGVVCENINTSITIPPGKTLRLSGSIKGNGRGRFNLSDGCQIIGKAAASLYNVMLDVRGSDCTIQGVTMSGYGPVAQIFIGTKKKQTLRNLTIDNITVTKANYGILRQGFHDAVEKASITHSHFSYLQGDAIEWNVAINDRDILISDHVIDHIDCTNGKINWGIGIGLAGSTYDNDYPEHMAVKNFVVANITGSHCRQLIHVENGKHFIIRNVKARDITPAWSKNAGIDNATVAIYGCDNFVIDNIDMENSAGMLIGYGVIKGNYLSIPQNFRLNNIRINNGDLPWKLRGIQISSGNATSFVAITNLNTTRASLEFHNKPQHLFMRNINVMQEARRGAALKLNFDLRKDVRGKFMARDDTLLSLANIKAVNEKGESSVDIDRVDQQVVKTERVNFKLPGH, from the coding sequence ATGGGTAAACATCCGCAAGAACTCTCCCGACGTCGCTTTCTGTCGGCAGGCTCCGCCCTTGCCGCGCTTCCCTTGCTCCACAGCCCGCTGGTTCATGCCCTGAACCGCAGCCAGACGGTGGACATTAGTGATTTTCTTACCGGCAATGACTGGGTCCGCGCGTTCCGCCAGGCGTTTGCCGTTGCCGATACCGTTAACGTTCCTGAAGGCGTGGTATGCGAGAACATTAATACCAGCATCACCATTCCGCCGGGGAAAACCCTGCGGCTTTCGGGCAGCATCAAAGGCAATGGCCGGGGACGTTTTAACCTGAGCGATGGCTGTCAGATTATCGGTAAGGCGGCTGCCAGCCTGTATAACGTGATGCTCGACGTGCGCGGCTCAGACTGCACCATCCAGGGGGTGACGATGAGCGGCTATGGCCCGGTGGCGCAGATTTTTATCGGCACCAAAAAAAAGCAGACCCTGCGCAACCTGACCATTGATAACATCACTGTGACTAAAGCCAACTACGGCATTCTGCGTCAGGGATTTCACGACGCGGTAGAGAAGGCGAGCATTACCCACAGCCATTTCAGCTATCTCCAGGGCGATGCTATCGAGTGGAACGTGGCCATCAATGACCGCGATATTCTGATTTCTGACCATGTCATTGACCATATCGACTGCACCAATGGCAAAATCAACTGGGGCATCGGCATTGGACTGGCGGGCAGCACCTACGATAATGACTATCCGGAACATATGGCGGTTAAAAACTTTGTCGTTGCCAACATCACCGGCAGCCACTGCCGCCAGCTGATCCATGTTGAAAACGGCAAGCATTTTATTATTCGCAACGTCAAGGCGCGCGATATTACGCCGGCATGGAGTAAAAATGCCGGTATTGATAACGCGACGGTCGCAATTTATGGCTGTGATAATTTTGTTATTGATAATATCGATATGGAAAACAGTGCCGGAATGCTAATTGGCTACGGGGTGATCAAAGGCAATTACCTCTCTATTCCGCAAAACTTCCGCCTGAATAATATTCGCATCAATAATGGTGACCTGCCGTGGAAGCTGCGCGGTATACAAATCTCGTCGGGCAATGCGACCTCATTCGTCGCTATCACCAATCTCAATACCACCCGGGCATCGCTGGAGTTTCACAACAAACCGCAACACCTTTTTATGCGTAATATCAACGTGATGCAGGAAGCCCGCCGTGGGGCCGCACTCAAGCTTAACTTTGACCTGCGTAAAGACGTTCGCGGCAAGTTTATGGCGCGTGACGATACATTGCTGTCGCTGGCAAACATCAAAGCGGTAAATGAGAAAGGGGAGAGTTCAGTTGACATCGACCGGGTGGATCAGCAGGTGGTCAAGACGGAAAGGGTGAATTTCAAACTGCCGGGTCATTAA
- the cpsB gene encoding mannose-1-phosphate guanyltransferase: MRQPTLYPVVMAGGSGSRLWPLSRVLYPKQFLCLKGELTMLQATISRLNGVECESPVVICNEQHRFIVAEQLRQLNKLTENIILEPAGRNTAPAIALAALAASRNSPDDDPLLLVLAADHMIQDEAAFRAAVTASIPHARAGKLVTFGIVPDLPETGYGYIRRGDVTPGNEDSVAFSVAQFVEKPNLATAQAYVASGEYYWNSGMFLFRAGRYLEELEKYRPDILEACQKSMATVDPDLDFIRVDEAAFLACPEESIDYAVMERTADAVVVPMDAGWSDVGSWSSLWEISPHTPEGNVHHGDVISHNTENSYVYAESGLVTTVGVKDLVVVQTKDAVLIADRNHVQEVKKVVEQIKADGRHEHHIHREVYRPWGKYDSIDAGDRYQVKRITVKPGEGLSLQMHHHRAEHWVVVAGTAKVTINGEIKLLGENESIYIPLGAAHCLENPGKIPLDLIEVRSGSYLEEDDVVRFEDRYGRV; the protein is encoded by the coding sequence ATGCGTCAACCTACGCTCTATCCGGTCGTTATGGCAGGCGGTTCCGGCAGCCGTTTATGGCCGCTTTCCCGCGTACTCTACCCTAAACAGTTTCTCTGCCTGAAAGGGGAATTGACCATGCTGCAGGCGACCATCAGTCGTCTGAACGGTGTGGAATGCGAAAGCCCGGTGGTGATTTGTAACGAACAGCATCGTTTTATCGTCGCCGAGCAGTTGCGCCAGCTTAATAAGCTCACCGAGAACATCATTCTGGAACCCGCAGGGCGTAACACCGCCCCGGCGATTGCGCTGGCGGCGCTGGCGGCGAGCCGAAATTCTCCCGATGACGATCCGCTGCTGCTGGTGCTGGCGGCCGATCACATGATCCAGGATGAAGCCGCCTTTCGTGCAGCCGTCACGGCCTCGATTCCTCATGCCCGGGCGGGCAAGTTAGTGACCTTCGGCATCGTGCCGGATCTACCGGAAACCGGCTATGGCTATATCCGCCGCGGCGACGTGACGCCGGGCAATGAAGATAGCGTGGCGTTTTCGGTGGCCCAGTTTGTCGAAAAACCGAATCTGGCGACCGCTCAGGCCTATGTCGCCAGCGGTGAATACTACTGGAACAGCGGGATGTTCCTGTTTCGTGCCGGACGTTATCTCGAGGAGCTGGAAAAGTATCGCCCGGACATTCTCGAGGCCTGTCAAAAATCAATGGCGACCGTCGACCCGGATCTTGATTTTATCCGGGTGGATGAGGCGGCCTTTCTCGCCTGCCCGGAAGAATCGATTGACTATGCGGTAATGGAGCGTACCGCCGATGCGGTGGTAGTGCCGATGGATGCCGGCTGGAGCGACGTTGGCTCCTGGTCTTCGCTATGGGAAATCAGCCCGCATACGCCGGAGGGAAACGTTCATCACGGCGACGTCATCAGCCACAACACCGAAAACAGCTACGTCTACGCTGAGTCCGGCCTTGTCACCACCGTCGGGGTAAAAGACCTGGTGGTGGTGCAGACCAAAGACGCCGTGCTGATTGCCGATCGTAACCACGTGCAGGAAGTCAAAAAAGTGGTTGAGCAGATCAAAGCTGACGGTCGTCATGAACACCATATTCACCGCGAAGTGTACCGCCCGTGGGGCAAATATGACTCTATCGACGCCGGCGATCGCTATCAGGTGAAACGGATCACCGTCAAGCCGGGTGAGGGATTGTCGCTGCAAATGCATCATCACCGCGCTGAACACTGGGTGGTGGTCGCGGGCACGGCAAAAGTCACCATTAACGGTGAGATCAAACTGCTGGGTGAGAACGAGTCAATTTATATCCCACTCGGTGCGGCCCACTGTCTGGAAAACCCCGGAAAAATCCCTCTCGATTTGATTGAAGTGCGCTCCGGATCGTATCTCGAAGAGGACGACGTGGTGCGTTTTGAGGATCGATACGGGCGCGTGTAA
- the wcaI gene encoding colanic acid biosynthesis fucosyltransferase WcaI translates to MKILVYGINYAPELTGIGKYTGEMVEWMAREGHEVRVITAPPYYPQWYVDAPYRAWRYQRETGVATVWRCPLYVPKQPSTLKRLLHLGSFALSSFFPLMAQRRWKPDRIIGVVPTLFCTPGMRLLAKLSGARTVLHIQDYEVDAMLGLGMAGNGKAGLVARLATAFERRNLRGVNAVSTISRSMMNKAQEKGVPAQNILYFPNWSEVARFRDIAPADVSALRRRLGLSEAQKIILYSGNIGEKQGLENVVEAANLLRDHPWTFVIVGQGGGKARLEKKVAELGLTNIRFLPLQPWDDLPALLALGDCHLVIQKRGAADAVLPSKLTNILASGGNAVITAEAQTELGQLCQAWPGIAICVEPEEVAALVGGIEQALLLPENNTVAREYAERTLEKENVLRQFISDIRDH, encoded by the coding sequence ATGAAAATTCTCGTCTACGGCATTAACTATGCGCCCGAACTGACCGGTATCGGCAAATACACCGGTGAAATGGTCGAGTGGATGGCGCGTGAGGGCCACGAGGTCAGAGTGATCACCGCGCCGCCGTATTACCCTCAATGGTACGTGGACGCCCCTTATCGGGCGTGGCGCTATCAGCGTGAAACCGGCGTGGCCACCGTCTGGCGCTGTCCGCTGTACGTGCCGAAACAGCCATCAACCCTGAAGCGGCTGCTCCATCTCGGCAGTTTCGCGCTCAGCAGTTTTTTCCCGCTGATGGCGCAGCGCCGCTGGAAGCCGGACCGCATTATCGGCGTGGTGCCGACGCTATTTTGTACCCCGGGTATGCGTCTGCTGGCAAAACTGAGCGGCGCACGGACGGTGCTGCATATTCAGGACTATGAAGTGGACGCCATGCTCGGCCTGGGCATGGCGGGTAACGGAAAAGCCGGCCTGGTAGCGCGCCTGGCGACCGCCTTTGAGCGCCGCAATTTACGCGGGGTTAACGCGGTTTCGACTATCTCGCGCTCGATGATGAACAAGGCGCAGGAAAAGGGCGTTCCGGCACAAAACATTCTCTATTTTCCCAACTGGTCTGAAGTCGCCCGTTTTCGCGATATTGCCCCGGCTGACGTGAGTGCACTGCGTCGTCGACTCGGGCTGAGCGAGGCGCAAAAAATCATTCTGTACTCCGGCAATATCGGCGAGAAACAGGGATTAGAGAACGTCGTCGAGGCGGCGAACCTGCTGCGCGATCATCCGTGGACGTTTGTGATTGTTGGACAGGGCGGCGGCAAAGCGCGGCTGGAGAAGAAGGTTGCCGAACTCGGCCTGACCAATATCCGCTTTCTGCCGCTGCAACCCTGGGACGATTTGCCCGCGCTGCTGGCGCTTGGCGACTGCCATCTGGTTATCCAGAAACGCGGCGCAGCGGACGCCGTTCTGCCGTCCAAACTGACCAATATTCTCGCGTCAGGCGGTAATGCGGTGATCACCGCCGAAGCACAGACCGAACTGGGCCAGCTCTGCCAGGCCTGGCCGGGGATCGCGATTTGTGTCGAGCCAGAAGAGGTGGCGGCGCTGGTTGGCGGGATTGAGCAGGCGCTATTGCTGCCAGAAAACAACACGGTGGCACGTGAATATGCCGAACGCACGCTCGAAAAAGAGAACGTGTTACGCCAATTTATTTCAGATATTCGGGATCACTAA
- the wcaL gene encoding colanic acid biosynthesis glycosyltransferase WcaL, which produces MKVGFFLLKFPLSSETFVLNQIVAFIDMGHEVEIVALQKGDLQNTHPAFHAYQLAEKTHWLQDEPQSKLAKLRYRALSILQGAHKAATWRALNIQRYGDEARNLILPAICATAPRAFTADVWLAHFGPAGVTASRLRELGVLRGKIATIFHGIDISSRDVLARYTAQYQQLFASGDAMLPISELWAERLLGMGCAPEKVTVSRMGVDVQRFSRRPVKMPGETLEIISVARLTEKKGLHVAIDACRQLKAQGIKFHYRILGPGPWEQRLRTMIAQYQLEDVIEMCGFRPGHEVKAMLDEADVFLLPSVTGEDGDMEGIPVALMEAMAVGIPVVSTLHSGIPELIDNHASGWLVAENDAAALAARLIAFKTLDEATLTAILGRARQKIETDFNQQVINQRLASLLHTL; this is translated from the coding sequence ATGAAAGTCGGCTTCTTTCTGCTGAAATTCCCGCTGTCGTCAGAGACGTTTGTGCTCAACCAGATCGTGGCGTTTATCGATATGGGCCACGAGGTGGAAATTGTGGCGTTACAGAAGGGGGATTTGCAGAACACGCATCCCGCCTTTCACGCTTATCAACTGGCAGAAAAAACCCACTGGTTGCAGGACGAGCCGCAAAGCAAACTGGCAAAACTGCGTTATCGGGCATTGAGTATTTTACAGGGCGCGCATAAAGCGGCGACATGGCGGGCGCTGAACATTCAGCGCTACGGGGACGAAGCCCGCAATTTGATCCTGCCGGCGATTTGCGCCACCGCGCCCCGGGCTTTCACCGCAGACGTCTGGCTGGCTCATTTCGGCCCGGCGGGCGTCACCGCCAGTCGTCTGCGTGAACTGGGCGTACTTCGCGGCAAAATCGCCACGATTTTTCACGGCATTGATATCTCCAGCCGCGATGTACTGGCGCGCTATACCGCTCAGTACCAGCAGCTTTTTGCCAGCGGTGACGCTATGTTGCCGATCAGTGAGCTGTGGGCAGAACGCCTGCTTGGAATGGGCTGTGCACCGGAAAAAGTCACCGTCTCGCGGATGGGTGTTGATGTCCAGCGCTTCTCCCGCCGGCCAGTCAAAATGCCCGGCGAGACGCTGGAGATCATCTCTGTTGCCCGTCTGACCGAAAAAAAAGGGCTGCACGTTGCTATCGACGCCTGCCGCCAGCTTAAGGCGCAGGGCATCAAGTTTCACTACCGCATTCTGGGCCCTGGACCGTGGGAGCAGCGTCTGCGCACCATGATCGCGCAGTATCAACTGGAAGACGTCATTGAGATGTGCGGCTTTCGCCCCGGTCACGAAGTCAAGGCGATGCTGGATGAAGCGGATGTTTTCCTGCTCCCTTCAGTAACCGGTGAGGATGGAGATATGGAAGGCATCCCCGTCGCGCTGATGGAAGCGATGGCGGTCGGCATTCCGGTCGTGTCTACCCTACACAGCGGTATTCCCGAACTTATCGACAATCACGCATCCGGCTGGCTGGTGGCAGAGAATGACGCTGCCGCGCTGGCTGCTCGCCTGATCGCTTTCAAAACGCTCGACGAAGCAACGCTCACCGCTATTCTCGGACGCGCCAGGCAAAAAATTGAAACTGACTTTAATCAGCAGGTGATTAACCAGCGGCTCGCCAGCCTGCTGCACACGCTCTAA
- the wcaJ gene encoding undecaprenyl-phosphate glucose phosphotransferase yields the protein MTTLKKRERAKTNASLISMVQRFSDITIMFGGLWVVCQVSALPFLYMHLLMALITLVVFQMIGGMTDFYRSWRGVRVTTELLLLIQNWTLSLIFGTGLMAFNNDFDHSVVTLLAWYLLSTFGMIACRTLIRFGAGWLRNLGYNSRRVAVAGELPAGQALLQSFRNQPWLGYEVVGIYHDNPNAARVGNYTQLVSDARDGKIHNIYIAMAMQDEACIKALVRDLADTTCSVILIPDLFTFNILHSRVEEVNGVPVVPLYDTPLSGINRILKRIEDIVLATLILLLISPALGCIALAVKLTSSGPVIFRQTRYGMDGKPIMVWKFRSMRVMENDAVVTQATQNDPRVTPVGNFLRRTSLDELPQFINVLTGGMSIVGPRPHAVAHNEQYRALIEGYMLRHKVKPGITGWAQINGWRGETDTLEKMEKRIEFDLEYIREWSLWFDIKIVFLTVFKGFVNKAAY from the coding sequence ATGACGACTCTAAAAAAGCGCGAGCGAGCCAAAACGAATGCATCGTTAATCTCAATGGTGCAGCGATTTTCTGATATCACCATCATGTTCGGTGGATTGTGGGTGGTTTGTCAGGTCAGCGCGCTGCCGTTTTTGTATATGCATCTGTTGATGGCGCTGATCACCCTGGTGGTATTCCAGATGATTGGCGGCATGACCGACTTTTACCGTTCATGGCGCGGTGTCAGGGTAACCACCGAGCTGTTGCTGCTTATCCAGAACTGGACCCTGAGCCTGATTTTTGGCACCGGCCTGATGGCGTTTAACAACGATTTCGATCACAGCGTTGTCACGCTGCTGGCGTGGTATCTGCTCAGCACCTTCGGCATGATTGCCTGCCGCACCCTGATCCGTTTTGGCGCGGGCTGGCTGCGTAATCTCGGCTATAACTCGCGCCGGGTGGCGGTAGCGGGCGAGCTTCCGGCAGGGCAGGCGCTGCTGCAAAGCTTCCGCAATCAGCCGTGGCTGGGCTATGAGGTTGTCGGCATCTATCACGATAACCCGAATGCCGCACGCGTCGGCAATTACACCCAGCTGGTGAGTGATGCGCGCGACGGCAAAATCCATAATATCTACATCGCGATGGCGATGCAGGACGAAGCCTGTATTAAAGCGCTGGTCCGCGATCTGGCGGATACCACCTGTTCGGTGATCCTGATCCCCGATCTGTTTACCTTCAACATTCTGCACTCGCGGGTAGAAGAGGTGAATGGCGTTCCGGTCGTGCCGCTGTACGACACGCCGCTCTCCGGCATTAACCGGATCCTGAAGCGAATTGAAGACATCGTACTGGCGACACTTATTCTGCTGCTTATCTCTCCGGCGCTGGGCTGTATTGCGCTGGCGGTAAAACTGACGTCGTCGGGGCCGGTTATCTTCCGTCAGACCCGCTACGGCATGGATGGCAAGCCGATCATGGTCTGGAAATTTCGCTCTATGCGGGTCATGGAAAACGACGCCGTGGTGACGCAGGCGACGCAGAACGATCCGCGCGTGACGCCGGTGGGCAACTTCCTGCGCCGGACATCGCTGGATGAACTGCCGCAGTTTATTAACGTTCTGACCGGCGGAATGTCTATCGTCGGACCGCGCCCACATGCGGTGGCGCATAACGAGCAGTATCGCGCGCTGATTGAAGGTTACATGCTGCGGCATAAAGTGAAACCGGGTATTACCGGCTGGGCGCAAATTAACGGCTGGCGCGGCGAAACGGATACGCTTGAAAAGATGGAAAAACGTATTGAGTTCGACCTGGAATATATCCGCGAATGGAGTCTGTGGTTCGATATCAAAATCGTCTTTCTGACGGTATTCAAAGGCTTTGTGAATAAAGCGGCTTACTGA
- the cpsG gene encoding colanic acid biosynthesis phosphomannomutase CpsG: MTTLTCFKAYDIRGRLGEELNDDIARRIGRAYGEYLKPDTVVLGGDVRLTSEALKLALAEGLRDAGVNVLDIGLSGTEEIYFATFHLGIDGGIEVTASHNPMDYNGMKLVRKGARPISGDTGLRDVQRLAEANDFPPVNPAMRGRFKRIDLREAYIDHLLGYIDVNNLTPLKLVINSGNGAAGPVVDAIEARFKALNVPVEFVKVHNTPDGTFPNGIPNPLLPECRDDTRRAVIEHSADLGIAFDGDFDRCFLFDEKGQFIEGYYIVGLLAEAFLEKHPGAKIIHDPRLSWNTVDVVSAAGGVPVMSKTGHAFIKERMREEDALYGGEMSAHHYFRDFAYCDSGMIPWLLVTELLGLKGLSLGELVRDRMAAFPASGEINSTLTDPATAMARVEAHFAPQALEADRTDGISLAFADWRFNLRSSNTEPVVRLNVESRGDARLMQSRTEAILALLNQ, translated from the coding sequence ATGACGACATTAACCTGTTTTAAAGCCTACGACATTCGCGGCAGGCTGGGTGAGGAATTGAATGATGATATCGCCCGGCGAATAGGGCGTGCGTATGGCGAATACCTGAAACCGGACACCGTGGTGCTGGGCGGTGATGTTCGCCTGACCAGCGAAGCACTGAAGCTGGCGCTGGCAGAGGGCCTGCGTGATGCCGGGGTAAACGTGCTGGATATAGGGCTTTCCGGCACCGAAGAGATCTATTTCGCTACCTTCCATCTTGGCATTGACGGCGGCATTGAAGTGACGGCCAGCCACAATCCAATGGACTACAACGGTATGAAACTGGTGCGCAAAGGCGCTCGTCCGATTAGCGGCGACACCGGCTTGCGTGATGTTCAGCGTCTCGCCGAAGCGAATGATTTCCCGCCGGTCAATCCGGCCATGCGCGGCCGCTTTAAGCGCATCGACCTGCGTGAAGCCTACATTGACCATCTGCTTGGCTATATCGATGTTAACAATCTGACCCCGCTGAAACTGGTGATCAATTCCGGCAATGGCGCGGCGGGTCCGGTGGTAGATGCAATCGAAGCCCGTTTTAAGGCGCTTAACGTGCCGGTAGAGTTCGTCAAGGTTCACAACACGCCGGACGGCACTTTTCCCAATGGCATTCCGAATCCGCTGCTGCCCGAATGCCGCGACGACACCCGGCGGGCAGTGATTGAGCACAGCGCGGATCTCGGCATCGCCTTCGATGGTGATTTCGACCGTTGCTTTCTGTTTGATGAGAAAGGGCAGTTTATCGAGGGCTATTACATTGTTGGCCTGCTGGCAGAAGCGTTTCTGGAAAAACACCCCGGCGCGAAGATTATTCACGATCCGCGCCTGTCATGGAACACCGTGGATGTGGTCAGCGCGGCGGGTGGCGTTCCGGTGATGTCGAAGACTGGCCATGCCTTTATCAAAGAGCGAATGCGCGAAGAAGATGCGCTTTACGGCGGTGAAATGAGCGCCCACCACTACTTCCGCGATTTTGCTTATTGCGACAGCGGGATGATCCCGTGGCTGCTGGTCACCGAACTGCTGGGTCTGAAAGGGCTATCGCTGGGCGAACTGGTGCGCGATCGGATGGCAGCCTTTCCGGCCAGCGGGGAGATCAACAGTACGTTGACCGATCCGGCGACGGCAATGGCGCGAGTGGAGGCACATTTTGCGCCACAAGCGCTGGAGGCCGACCGCACTGACGGTATTAGCCTCGCGTTTGCCGACTGGCGCTTTAATTTGCGCTCATCAAACACCGAGCCGGTAGTGCGCCTGAACGTGGAGTCGCGTGGGGATGCCCGGCTGATGCAGTCGCGTACTGAGGCCATTCTGGCACTGCTTAATCAGTAG
- a CDS encoding MOP flippase family protein — MSLRQKTLNGAKWSAMATVVIIGLGLIQMTLLARIFDGHQFGLLTISLVIIALADTLCDFGIANSIIQRKESSHGELTTLYWLNVWLGIGVFIAVYLLSDVIARLLHNPDLAVLIKTLSLAFVVTPHGQQFRALMQKELEFNKIGAIETLSVLAGFTFTVLSARYWPLAITAILGYLVNSAVRTLLFGWFGRKIYRPGLHFSLREVVPNLRFGAWLTADSIINYVNTNLSTLALARILGASAAGGYNLAWNVAVVPPMKLNPIITRVLFPAFAKIQDDTGKLRVNFYKLLSVVGIINFPALLGLMVVANNVVLVVFGEKWAYIVPVLQLLCVVGLLRSVGNPIGSLLMARARVDLSFKFNVFKTFLFIPAILVGGHLAGVIGVTLGFLLVQILNTILSYFVMIKPVVGPSYRQYLQSLWLPMRLSLPTLLSSYAVGELLAGQLSLPLLLAAQIAVGVISFGLVLVLSRNSLVVEMKKPFCRSETLKTLLRAH, encoded by the coding sequence ATGAGTTTACGGCAAAAGACCCTCAACGGCGCGAAATGGTCAGCCATGGCGACAGTGGTGATTATCGGCCTCGGGCTTATCCAGATGACCCTCCTGGCGCGGATTTTCGATGGTCATCAGTTCGGTCTGCTGACCATTTCGCTGGTGATCATCGCCCTGGCCGATACCCTGTGTGATTTTGGCATCGCCAATTCGATTATCCAGCGTAAAGAGAGTAGCCACGGTGAACTGACCACCCTGTACTGGCTGAATGTCTGGCTGGGCATTGGGGTCTTTATCGCCGTCTATTTGCTCAGCGATGTGATTGCCCGACTGCTGCACAACCCGGATCTCGCCGTGCTGATTAAGACGCTGTCGCTGGCCTTTGTAGTCACCCCGCACGGGCAACAGTTTCGGGCGCTGATGCAAAAGGAGCTGGAATTTAACAAAATTGGCGCAATTGAAACGCTTTCCGTGCTGGCCGGTTTCACCTTTACCGTACTGAGTGCGCGCTACTGGCCGTTGGCTATCACCGCCATTCTCGGCTATCTGGTGAACAGCGCGGTGCGGACCCTGTTATTTGGCTGGTTCGGACGCAAAATTTACCGTCCGGGGCTGCATTTTTCTCTGCGTGAGGTGGTGCCTAACCTGCGTTTTGGCGCATGGCTGACGGCGGACAGTATCATCAATTACGTTAATACCAACCTGTCGACGCTGGCGCTGGCGCGTATTCTTGGCGCCAGCGCGGCGGGTGGCTATAACCTCGCGTGGAACGTGGCGGTGGTTCCGCCGATGAAGCTGAACCCGATTATTACCCGGGTGCTGTTTCCGGCCTTCGCTAAAATTCAGGATGACACCGGAAAACTGCGGGTGAATTTCTACAAGCTGCTGTCGGTAGTGGGAATCATTAATTTTCCGGCGCTGCTGGGGCTGATGGTGGTCGCAAACAACGTCGTGCTGGTGGTATTTGGTGAGAAGTGGGCTTACATCGTACCGGTCCTGCAACTGCTGTGCGTGGTCGGTCTGCTACGCTCGGTGGGAAATCCCATCGGTTCGCTGTTGATGGCCCGGGCGCGGGTCGATCTCAGTTTTAAATTTAACGTGTTCAAAACCTTTCTGTTTATCCCGGCGATCCTGGTGGGCGGACATCTGGCGGGCGTGATTGGCGTCACCCTCGGATTTTTGCTGGTACAGATCCTCAATACCATCCTGAGCTATTTCGTGATGATCAAACCGGTGGTAGGGCCGAGCTACCGTCAGTATTTGCAGAGCCTGTGGCTGCCAATGCGGCTGTCGCTGCCGACGCTGCTGAGCAGCTATGCGGTGGGCGAACTGCTGGCGGGACAGCTCTCTTTACCGCTGCTGCTCGCGGCCCAGATAGCCGTCGGCGTCATCAGTTTTGGTCTGGTACTGGTGCTTTCACGCAACAGCCTGGTCGTGGAAATGAAAAAGCCGTTTTGCCGCAGTGAGACACTAAAAACGCTCCTGCGCGCGCATTAA
- the wcaK gene encoding colanic acid biosynthesis pyruvyl transferase WcaK, protein MKLLILGNHTCGNRGDSAIMRGLIDAIYHQEPQAELDVMSRFPISSSWLQGRTIMADPLYQLSQRQQAAAGMRGRIKKVLRRRYQHRILLARATGEGKLRNFRLAPEFNRFAEFLKNYDAIIQVGGSNYVDLYGLTHFEYPFCAFMANKPIYMVGHSVGPFQNPDFNQLANYVFARTNALILRETVSRDLMVKSNISTDRVEQGVDTAWLVDRRHDTFTASYAVQHWLDIARRQKTVAITLRELEPFDKRLGTTQQAYEQAFAGVVNRLTADGYQVLVLSTCTSIDRYNRDDRMVALRMAQYVNHPEQLYIAMDELNDVEIGKILAECALTIGTRLHSAIISMNFGTPAIAINYEHKSAGIMQQLGMPEMAIDIRHLLDDSLQGVVADILNQLPALGEKVERAVTAEREKGFAMIGSVLDRIRGAQ, encoded by the coding sequence ATGAAATTATTAATTTTAGGTAATCACACCTGTGGAAACCGTGGCGATAGCGCCATCATGCGTGGCCTGATCGATGCGATTTACCATCAGGAGCCACAGGCCGAGCTGGATGTGATGAGTCGCTTCCCGATCAGTTCCTCCTGGCTACAGGGCCGGACCATCATGGCCGATCCGCTGTATCAACTCAGCCAGAGACAGCAGGCGGCGGCAGGCATGCGCGGGCGAATTAAAAAAGTGCTGCGCCGTCGCTATCAGCATCGTATTTTACTGGCCAGAGCGACTGGCGAAGGCAAACTGCGTAATTTCCGTCTCGCCCCGGAGTTCAACCGCTTCGCCGAGTTTCTGAAAAACTACGATGCGATTATTCAGGTTGGCGGCTCAAACTATGTCGACCTGTATGGCCTGACTCACTTCGAATATCCGTTCTGCGCCTTTATGGCGAATAAGCCGATTTATATGGTGGGGCATAGCGTCGGGCCGTTCCAGAATCCGGATTTTAATCAACTGGCGAATTATGTTTTTGCCCGCACCAATGCGCTGATCCTTCGGGAAACCGTCAGCCGCGATCTGATGGTAAAAAGCAATATTAGTACCGACAGAGTCGAGCAGGGCGTGGACACCGCCTGGCTGGTGGATCGTCGCCACGACACCTTTACCGCCAGCTATGCGGTACAGCACTGGCTGGATATCGCCCGCCGGCAGAAAACCGTCGCTATTACGCTGCGCGAACTGGAACCCTTCGACAAACGTCTTGGCACTACCCAGCAGGCCTACGAGCAGGCATTTGCCGGGGTGGTTAACCGCCTGACGGCAGACGGTTATCAGGTGCTGGTCCTGTCAACCTGTACCAGTATCGACCGCTATAACCGCGATGACCGGATGGTGGCGCTGCGTATGGCGCAGTACGTTAACCATCCTGAACAGCTGTATATTGCCATGGACGAGCTGAATGACGTGGAGATCGGCAAAATCCTGGCAGAGTGTGCGCTGACGATTGGTACACGTCTGCACTCGGCAATTATCTCAATGAACTTCGGCACGCCGGCGATTGCCATTAATTATGAACACAAGTCGGCAGGCATTATGCAGCAGCTTGGGATGCCGGAGATGGCCATCGACATCCGTCATCTGCTGGACGACTCCCTGCAGGGCGTGGTGGCCGATATCCTTAATCAACTGCCGGCCTTAGGTGAGAAAGTTGAACGCGCCGTGACTGCCGAGCGCGAAAAAGGCTTTGCGATGATCGGCTCCGTACTGGACAGGATCAGGGGGGCGCAATGA